Proteins encoded together in one Pirellulales bacterium window:
- a CDS encoding OmpA family protein encodes MAAAEENTAPPTEWLVTFADMMSLLLTFFILLVSLNELKQEKRNDQYQAMLNSLRHQFGETRATAPVAPREERKQAPPDAARARRQHTMNSAPAIRPVSEGAGDATSPSTGGPFRTGGTLWFEPAETRLASAGETSLRRIVNVVEGKPQKIEVRGYTSFATLPDDVAFRDPWELAYQRARQVADRLIEMGIKSRRIRLGIAVANQASNAAAESTAPPPHDRVDVFLLDEFTDEIVETTQAQDAPQGNRFSR; translated from the coding sequence ATGGCCGCGGCCGAAGAGAACACCGCCCCACCGACCGAGTGGCTCGTCACGTTTGCCGACATGATGTCGCTCTTGCTGACGTTCTTCATTCTGTTGGTCTCGTTGAACGAGCTGAAGCAAGAAAAGCGAAACGACCAGTACCAGGCCATGCTCAACTCGTTGCGTCATCAATTCGGCGAGACTCGCGCCACGGCGCCGGTCGCCCCGCGCGAAGAGCGGAAGCAAGCGCCCCCCGATGCCGCTCGCGCCCGACGTCAACACACGATGAATAGTGCGCCCGCCATCCGTCCGGTGTCGGAGGGGGCCGGCGACGCGACATCTCCGTCGACAGGCGGACCGTTCCGCACGGGGGGTACCCTCTGGTTCGAGCCTGCCGAGACGCGGCTGGCATCTGCCGGAGAAACGAGCCTGCGGCGTATCGTCAACGTCGTCGAGGGCAAGCCGCAGAAGATCGAAGTGCGTGGCTATACGAGCTTCGCGACGCTGCCCGACGATGTCGCGTTCCGCGACCCTTGGGAACTGGCCTACCAACGAGCACGGCAAGTGGCAGATCGCCTAATCGAGATGGGTATCAAGAGTCGCCGCATCCGCCTGGGCATCGCCGTGGCGAACCAGGCGAGCAACGCCGCGGCGGAGTCGACCGCGCCGCCGCCACACGACCGTGTCGATGTATTCTTGCTGGACGAGTTCACGGACGAGATCGTCGAAACCACCCAGGCGCAGGACGCGCCGCAAGGCAATCGTTTCAGCCGCTAG
- the fliN gene encoding flagellar motor switch protein FliN: MADASQNVPQDEIEKLLEAARTREGGGAEPAASAPSADEIESLIEQASRHTTRGFDHSGDSVAPRDVELLLNEAEAALQSINAPTPIDPTANLAPFRLEDFAGAPASSELATIDLIRDVELNIKIELGRTQMHLEDVLRLHKGSVVTLDKLAGDPVDVYVNGRLLARGEVLVLNDNFCVRVAELIASDSKKTA, encoded by the coding sequence ATGGCCGATGCGTCACAGAACGTCCCCCAGGACGAAATCGAGAAACTTCTCGAAGCCGCTCGCACGCGCGAAGGGGGCGGCGCCGAGCCTGCCGCCAGTGCGCCGTCGGCCGACGAAATCGAGTCGCTCATCGAACAAGCCAGCCGCCACACGACACGCGGGTTCGATCACTCGGGTGATTCCGTTGCCCCACGCGACGTCGAGCTCCTGCTCAACGAGGCCGAAGCCGCCCTGCAATCGATCAATGCCCCCACGCCCATCGATCCGACGGCGAATCTGGCGCCGTTTCGGCTCGAGGATTTCGCCGGGGCGCCCGCCTCGAGCGAACTCGCCACGATCGATTTGATTCGCGATGTCGAGCTGAACATCAAGATCGAGTTGGGACGCACGCAGATGCACCTCGAAGACGTGTTGCGCCTGCACAAGGGCTCGGTCGTAACACTCGACAAGCTGGCGGGCGATCCCGTCGACGTCTACGTCAACGGACGACTACTGGCACGCGGTGAAGTCCTGGTGTTGAACGACAATTTCTGCGTCCGCGTCGCGGAACTGATCGCGAGCGATTCGAAGAAGACGGCCTGA
- a CDS encoding flagellar biosynthetic protein FliO, which yields MRRSEHITRLTTMLALLGALADPCAAQVANGVAQIAAPDATVDDPFQLERPAAMPPTAVAPPQYLPQQEDSLARSTVDDSDVQPASAVAPLSPPALPRLVPRGEQDAATPLRTTDSSTLVTVGGSLAIVLGLFLLATWFLRRGAPSGASLLPRDALEMLGRAPLPGRQQMHLLRIGNKLLLVNVTQHGAETLTEITDPLEVDRLVGICQQRKPNSSTAAFQSVLDDLGRYGDRDDFADDHNGTGRRATRATRGQGGAHA from the coding sequence ATGCGTCGCTCGGAACACATCACGCGTCTGACGACAATGCTCGCGCTGCTTGGCGCGCTGGCGGACCCCTGCGCTGCGCAAGTCGCCAACGGCGTGGCACAGATTGCGGCGCCCGACGCTACGGTCGACGATCCTTTCCAATTGGAAAGGCCGGCCGCGATGCCGCCAACTGCTGTCGCGCCCCCTCAATATTTGCCGCAGCAGGAAGATTCGCTCGCTCGTTCGACCGTCGACGACTCGGACGTCCAACCGGCCAGCGCCGTGGCTCCCCTGTCTCCCCCGGCGCTGCCCCGGCTGGTCCCCCGTGGCGAGCAGGACGCGGCGACGCCACTCCGGACGACCGACTCGTCGACCCTGGTCACCGTGGGAGGCAGTCTCGCCATCGTCCTGGGATTGTTCCTGCTGGCTACCTGGTTCTTGCGCCGCGGTGCTCCGAGCGGCGCCAGTCTCCTGCCGCGCGACGCGCTCGAGATGTTGGGCCGCGCTCCCCTGCCCGGCCGTCAGCAGATGCACCTCCTGCGCATCGGCAACAAGCTCTTGCTGGTAAACGTCACGCAGCACGGGGCCGAGACGCTGACCGAGATCACCGATCCGCTCGAAGTCGATCGCCTGGTCGGCATCTGCCAGCAGCGCAAACCCAACAGCTCGACTGCCGCTTTTCAAAGCGTGCTCGACGATTTGGGACGCTACGGAGATCGCGATGATTTCGCAGACGACCACAATGGAACTGGCCGACGAGCGACACGTGCCACGCGTGGCCAGGGAGGCGCCCATGCCTGA
- the fliP gene encoding flagellar type III secretion system pore protein FliP (The bacterial flagellar biogenesis protein FliP forms a type III secretion system (T3SS)-type pore required for flagellar assembly.): MASAGAQEITSDSLPSPAASLLPLLGSDATSPGAAGPAQNAPNTSAHVDLPGPLAGGPQEWTKPERLSSTLQIMLLLTILSLAPSILVMTTSFVRIIVVLGLLRQAIGTQQLPPAQVITVLSLFMTLVVMLPVWKEVYDGAVVPYTERQMTLEQAWTSGTQPLRRFMAMQIERTGNSDDVWLFMNYLPNEPTPATYDDVPLAALLPAFMLSELKTAFLIGFQIYLPFVILDMVIATVTISMGMLMLPPVLISLPFKLLLFVLVDGWQLVVGMLLESFAPYT, translated from the coding sequence ATGGCCAGCGCGGGCGCTCAGGAAATCACGAGCGACTCCTTGCCATCCCCTGCCGCGTCGCTGCTCCCTCTCTTGGGTAGTGATGCGACTTCTCCCGGCGCGGCTGGTCCCGCACAAAACGCGCCGAATACCTCGGCACACGTCGATCTTCCCGGCCCGTTGGCCGGCGGTCCGCAGGAGTGGACGAAGCCCGAGCGGCTGAGCTCGACCCTGCAGATCATGCTGCTGTTGACGATCCTCAGCCTGGCGCCGTCGATTCTCGTCATGACGACCAGCTTCGTGCGGATCATCGTCGTGCTGGGGCTCTTGCGCCAGGCGATCGGTACGCAGCAGCTTCCGCCGGCGCAGGTGATCACCGTGCTCTCCTTGTTCATGACTCTCGTCGTCATGCTGCCGGTGTGGAAAGAAGTTTACGACGGTGCCGTCGTTCCCTACACCGAACGACAAATGACGCTCGAGCAGGCCTGGACCAGCGGCACGCAGCCGTTGCGCCGTTTCATGGCCATGCAGATCGAGCGCACGGGCAACAGCGACGACGTCTGGCTCTTTATGAACTACCTGCCGAACGAGCCGACCCCCGCGACCTACGACGACGTGCCGCTGGCGGCCCTGCTGCCGGCGTTCATGCTCAGCGAGTTGAAGACGGCCTTTCTGATCGGTTTTCAGATCTACCTGCCATTCGTGATCCTCGACATGGTCATCGCCACGGTGACGATCTCGATGGGCATGCTCATGCTCCCCCCGGTGTTGATCTCGCTGCCGTTCAAATTGCTGCTCTTCGTGCTGGTCGACGGCTGGCAGCTTGTGGTCGGCATGTTGCTCGAAAGTTTCGCACCCTACACGTGA
- the fliQ gene encoding flagellar biosynthesis protein FliQ, whose product MQAQNAIDLGREAIMIMLLISSPVLIAGMLVGLVIGLLQALTQIQEQAVAFIPKLVAMIIALAFTAPWLLTKMLEYTRHLIEHIPDRL is encoded by the coding sequence ATGCAAGCACAGAACGCCATCGACCTGGGCCGCGAAGCGATCATGATCATGCTGCTCATCAGCTCGCCGGTGCTGATTGCCGGCATGCTCGTCGGGCTCGTGATCGGCTTGCTGCAGGCGTTGACGCAGATCCAGGAACAGGCCGTCGCGTTCATTCCCAAGCTGGTGGCGATGATCATCGCCCTGGCGTTTACCGCCCCCTGGCTGTTGACCAAGATGCTCGAGTACACGCGACATCTCATCGAGCACATTCCCGATCGCCTGTAG
- a CDS encoding flagellar biosynthetic protein FliR has protein sequence MVSWLYETGIEQIVVFSLVLTRLLGLIVIAPIFGSTNVPLQVRALLAAALAFLVAPPQFGNLPMLPQALPDLTIMLTGEFLIGLALGSGVVILFSGVDIAGKLISQVSGLQASELLNPDSGESAPLFSNLLNLVTLAVFVAIGGHRLVMAALMDSFSALPPGAGVPSGLAHTLSTLVGESFELSARAAAPVMTALLLATLVLALVGRTLPQLNILVLGFGVNSLVSLGALAVALGAIVWAFQGQLEPMMAQLFEALGVHENLAAMQNSS, from the coding sequence ATGGTGTCGTGGCTTTACGAAACCGGCATTGAGCAGATCGTCGTGTTTTCGCTGGTGCTTACCCGTCTGCTCGGGTTGATCGTCATCGCGCCGATCTTCGGCTCGACAAATGTCCCCCTGCAGGTTCGCGCCCTGTTGGCGGCGGCCCTGGCGTTCCTCGTGGCGCCCCCCCAGTTCGGCAACCTGCCCATGCTCCCCCAGGCCCTGCCCGACCTGACCATCATGCTCACGGGCGAGTTCCTGATCGGTCTCGCCCTGGGATCCGGAGTGGTCATCTTGTTCAGCGGCGTCGATATCGCCGGCAAGCTGATCAGTCAGGTCAGCGGGTTGCAGGCCTCGGAGCTGTTGAATCCCGACTCGGGTGAGTCGGCGCCGCTGTTCTCCAATTTGCTGAACCTGGTGACGCTGGCGGTCTTCGTGGCGATTGGTGGTCATCGCCTGGTGATGGCCGCCCTGATGGATTCCTTCTCGGCACTTCCGCCTGGTGCCGGCGTTCCCTCGGGGTTGGCGCACACGCTCTCGACGCTCGTCGGCGAAAGCTTCGAGCTGTCGGCCCGGGCGGCGGCTCCCGTCATGACCGCGCTGCTGCTCGCGACGCTCGTGCTGGCACTGGTCGGGCGTACCCTGCCGCAGTTGAACATTCTCGTGCTCGGCTTCGGCGTGAATTCGCTCGTCAGTCTCGGGGCCCTGGCCGTGGCGCTGGGAGCGATCGTCTGGGCCTTTCAGGGACAGCTCGAGCCGATGATGGCCCAGTTGTTCGAGGCCCTCGGCGTCCACGAAAACCTCGCGGCGATGCAAAATTCCTCGTGA